A DNA window from Arachis duranensis cultivar V14167 chromosome 3, aradu.V14167.gnm2.J7QH, whole genome shotgun sequence contains the following coding sequences:
- the LOC107479364 gene encoding DCD domain-containing protein NRP-B, whose amino-acid sequence MENNQESSFWQFSDQLRVQASNLANLSLNDSIWSNNYSSKRPDERRNFDIKVGGEINSSPSPSPSPSPLLNKSKAPLSDFNDGWKQINNTTINGSLFTMPYNYNTTTTTTNLDLVGGVGMGMVNGGFNKGIYSKPSYGNFNSSINHNNNMNINLKGLKGNKGEDEVVFHPPKSSKKNNNNNNNKNKQGGDNDNKEAKAGADKRFKTLPPSEALPRNETIGGYIFVCNNDTMAENLKRQLFGLPPRYRDSVRAITPGLPLFLYNYSTHQLHGIFEAASFGGSNIDASAWEDKKCPGESRFPAQVRVITRKTCEPLEEDSFRPILHHYDGPKFRLELSVPEALSLLDIFAEQHTFNDAFKALTD is encoded by the exons ATGGAGAACAATCAAGAGTCGTCATTTTGGCAATTCAGTGACCAACTTCGTGTGCAGGCTTCAAATCTAGCGAACCTGTCTCTCAACGATTCCATTTGGAGCAACAATTACAGTTCAAAGAGGCCTGATGAAAGGAGGAACTTCGACATCAAAGTTGGCGGTGAAATCAACTCATCACCATCACcttcaccatcaccatcaccgCTTCTCAATAAGTCAAAAGCACCTCTCTCTGATTTCAACGATGGCTGGAAGCAGATCAACAACACCACCATCAATGGATCTCTCTTCACCATGCCTTACAACtacaacaccaccaccaccaccaccaacctTGACCTTGTCGGTGGTGTTGGCATGGGCATGGTCAACGGTGGCTTCAACAAAGGGATTTATTCCAAGCCTTCCTATGGAAACTTCAACAGCAGTATCAACCACAACAACAACATGAATATTAATCTCAAAGGACTGAAGGGTAATAAGGGAGAAGATGAGGTGGTATTTCACCCACCGAAAAGTTCcaagaagaacaacaacaataataataataagaacaagcaAGGAGGGGATAATGATAACAAGGAGGCGAAGGCCGGTGCCGACAAGAGGTTCAAGACGCTGCCGCCATCGGAGGCTCTACCAAGGAATGAAACCATTGGGGGATACATCTTCGTTTGCAACAATGATACCATGGCAGAGAATCTCAAAAGACAGCTATTTG GTCTGCCTCCACGGTACAGGGATTCAGTGCGGGCAATCACTCCAGGGCTGCCCCTTTTCCTTTACAACTATTCCACCCACCAACTGCACGGCATCTTTGAG GCTGCTAGTTTTGGAGGGTCAAACATAGATGCAAGTGCTTGGGAGGACAAGAAGTGCCCCGGGGAATCCCGTTTCCCTGCTCAGGTTCGGGTCATAACAAGGAAAACATGTGAACCACTTGAGGAGGATTCCTTTAGGCCTATCCTTCACCACTACGATGGCCCTAAATTCCGTCTTGAACTCAGTGTTCCCGAGGCACTCTCTCTGCTCGATATCTTTGCAGAACAACACACTTTCAACGACGCTTTCAAGGCTTTAACTGACTAA